One Lachnospiraceae bacterium C1.1 genomic region harbors:
- the glgX gene encoding glycogen debranching protein GlgX, with protein MQAIDHIAGYDVRPGFYEINGATAIPVGVNFTIHSNQATSVELLLFRPEEETPFADIKFPHNYRIGNVWSMIVFGVDIETFEYAYKIDGPYNLEKGQIFDKTKVILDPYARAITGQSVWGTRHHGIYKARVVKNNFEWGNSEQPNHSMEDLVIYELHVRGFTKDPLSGVIHNGTFAGVLEKLQYLKDLGINAIEMMPIFEFDEMLGRRDYYGRELMDYWGYNTVGFFAPNTSYTSVKEEHQEGTELKEMIRIFHENNIEVILDVVFNHTAEGNESGPFFSFKGIDNNIYYMLTPEGYYYNFSGCGNTLNCNHPIVQQLILDCLRYWVTNYHIDGFRFDLATILGRNEDGSPMEKPPLLQSLAFDPILGRTKLIAEAWDAGGLYQVGTFPSWSRWSEWNGRFRDDMRSFLKGDNGRAAAAVQRMMGSRDIYQPEKRGYHASVNFLTCHDGFTLHDLYTYNEKHNEDNNWNNTDGANDNLSWNCGFEGETTDPEIRKLRRRMIRNAFAVLLTSRGTPMFFMGDEFGNSQSGNNNAYCQDNYLAWLRWRDLRTNRPLHDFVRYLINFRTKHRVLRSHSELCSLGYPELSAHGIEPWNADFRDDSHFVGVMFAGRKKNGKGDDVVYVAVNTYWEALEFELPGVPEYSQLEWFCAVDTYNEEPVIKGKGSVRGKIRIEPRTVMIFFLAYNT; from the coding sequence ATGCAGGCGATCGACCACATCGCCGGCTATGATGTGAGACCGGGATTCTATGAGATTAATGGTGCAACCGCTATTCCGGTAGGAGTTAATTTTACAATACATTCAAATCAGGCAACTTCTGTGGAACTTCTCTTGTTCAGACCTGAAGAGGAGACTCCTTTTGCCGACATTAAATTCCCTCATAATTACAGAATAGGAAATGTCTGGTCAATGATAGTTTTTGGCGTGGACATTGAGACATTTGAATATGCCTATAAAATAGACGGTCCGTATAATCTCGAAAAGGGGCAGATCTTTGACAAGACTAAAGTCATACTGGATCCATATGCGAGAGCCATCACGGGACAGAGTGTCTGGGGAACCAGACATCATGGCATTTACAAGGCAAGAGTGGTAAAGAACAACTTTGAGTGGGGAAATTCCGAACAGCCTAATCACAGCATGGAGGATCTTGTCATATATGAGCTTCATGTAAGGGGTTTTACCAAGGATCCGCTCTCCGGGGTAATACATAATGGTACTTTTGCCGGTGTGCTTGAAAAGCTTCAGTATTTAAAGGATTTAGGCATAAATGCGATCGAGATGATGCCTATCTTTGAATTTGACGAAATGCTGGGAAGGCGTGACTACTATGGACGCGAACTCATGGATTACTGGGGATATAATACGGTCGGTTTTTTTGCGCCGAATACAAGCTATACCTCAGTAAAGGAAGAACATCAGGAAGGTACGGAATTAAAGGAAATGATACGTATCTTTCATGAGAACAACATAGAGGTCATACTGGACGTTGTATTTAACCATACAGCGGAAGGAAATGAGAGCGGTCCGTTTTTCAGCTTCAAGGGAATAGATAACAATATCTACTATATGCTGACACCGGAGGGATATTATTATAATTTCAGCGGTTGTGGAAATACGCTCAACTGTAATCATCCGATCGTACAGCAGCTGATCCTGGACTGTCTGCGCTATTGGGTTACTAATTATCATATAGACGGATTCCGCTTCGATCTTGCAACCATACTTGGACGTAATGAGGATGGCAGTCCTATGGAAAAGCCTCCGCTTTTGCAGAGTCTTGCGTTTGATCCGATCCTCGGACGGACGAAGCTGATAGCCGAAGCCTGGGATGCAGGAGGACTTTATCAGGTAGGAACATTCCCGTCATGGTCGCGCTGGTCTGAGTGGAATGGCCGCTTCAGGGATGACATGAGATCCTTCCTGAAGGGGGATAACGGGCGCGCGGCAGCGGCAGTCCAGAGAATGATGGGGTCGAGGGATATCTACCAGCCTGAAAAGAGAGGCTATCATGCAAGCGTAAATTTCCTTACCTGTCATGATGGATTTACCCTGCATGATCTCTATACGTATAACGAAAAGCATAATGAAGACAATAACTGGAATAATACAGATGGTGCAAATGACAATCTGAGCTGGAACTGCGGCTTTGAGGGTGAGACGACCGACCCGGAGATAAGGAAGTTGAGGCGCAGGATGATAAGGAATGCGTTTGCTGTGCTCCTTACAAGCCGTGGTACTCCGATGTTTTTCATGGGGGATGAATTTGGTAATTCCCAGAGCGGAAATAACAATGCCTACTGTCAGGATAATTATCTGGCATGGCTTCGCTGGAGGGATTTAAGGACTAACAGACCATTGCACGACTTTGTCAGATACCTGATCAATTTCCGCACCAAGCACAGAGTGCTCCGTTCACATTCAGAACTCTGTTCACTTGGATATCCTGAACTTTCGGCACACGGGATTGAGCCATGGAATGCGGATTTCAGGGATGATTCGCATTTTGTCGGGGTAATGTTTGCGGGCAGGAAAAAGAACGGCAAAGGTGACGATGTCGTTTACGTGGCAGTAAATACCTATTGGGAGGCGCTGGAATTTGAGCTTCCGGGTGTCCCGGAGTATTCACAGCTGGAATGGTTCTGTGCGGTTGACACATACAATGAAGAACCTGTAATAAAGGGAAAGGGATCCGTAAGGGGGAAGATCAGGATAGAACCCAGAACGGTAATGATCTTTTTCCTGGCATACAATACGTAA
- the nth gene encoding endonuclease III: MDKRVKEILERLAVKYGRNIDATLDYSNPYELLFATILSAQCTDERVNQVTKELYKEYTDLEAFANADIPELESAIKSCGFYHMKALHIKDCAAALIREYGGEIPSDIESLTKLPGVGRKTANVVRTHIFHEPSIVVDTHVKRISNRLGMTKETDPVKIEFDLMKKIPKAYWSDINLQLITLGRTICSSRSPKCSECFLSDLCPYYKTLSKKKDK, translated from the coding sequence ATGGACAAACGAGTGAAGGAAATCCTTGAAAGACTGGCCGTTAAATATGGCCGGAATATAGACGCTACCCTTGATTACAGCAATCCTTATGAGCTTCTATTTGCCACGATCCTCTCAGCCCAGTGTACCGATGAGCGTGTAAATCAGGTGACTAAAGAGCTCTACAAAGAATATACGGATCTTGAAGCCTTTGCAAATGCCGATATCCCCGAGCTGGAAAGTGCTATTAAAAGCTGTGGCTTTTATCATATGAAGGCCCTGCACATAAAAGACTGTGCCGCTGCCCTTATCCGCGAATACGGCGGTGAGATCCCATCAGACATCGAGTCTCTTACCAAACTCCCGGGAGTAGGCCGAAAAACTGCAAATGTCGTGAGGACGCATATCTTCCACGAACCTTCTATCGTTGTGGATACTCATGTGAAACGTATCTCCAACCGGCTTGGAATGACTAAAGAAACTGATCCCGTAAAAATAGAATTTGATCTGATGAAAAAAATACCGAAGGCTTACTGGTCAGATATAAATCTCCAGCTTATCACCCTCGGCCGAACGATATGCAGTTCAAGAAGTCCTAAATGCTCCGAATGCTTCTTAAGCGACCTCTGTCCCTATTACAAAACTTTATCAAAAAAGAAAGACAAATAA
- a CDS encoding VanW family protein, whose amino-acid sequence MKKLLLAAALLLAVSGTAAPIEAAEKNVNIKEGVYAEDIDLSGLTEEEASAKIEEYVDSMKDATISFTVAGDNTVSVSAGDLGIHWSNTDIVEDAVNLGQGGNLIQRFKDLMDLKSENKVYEVEVAADEEKLASVLSGNCASYDKKAVNATISPNSTGSFDIEDGSDGEELNVEASAEVISNFLRDEFKGEDASLALVVDTVKPKGDAESLSKITDVLGTYSTTYKSSSSDRAKNVSTGCAHINGTLLYPGEQFSVYETVSPFSEENGYALAGSYLNGLVVESLGGGICQVSTTLYQAVLRAELQVDERSNHSMVVDYVPHSGDAAISGTSKDFKFTNNTDNPIYIAGKTADRTITFTIYGVETRPSNRTLEFESVDLSTTEPVGDKVIGDSSHPAGYVHVQSAHTGYSSEYWKIVKEDGVEVSRNRVNRSTYKAVERTITLGTATDNAITASAIQTAIASQDGNYAKAVAASISLDGGAGVVAEQQAQQQAQQAQQALVAAAAAAQAQQAADAGQEAVEESQQ is encoded by the coding sequence ATGAAAAAATTATTATTGGCTGCAGCGCTTTTACTTGCAGTTAGTGGCACAGCTGCGCCCATAGAGGCGGCAGAAAAAAATGTAAACATCAAGGAAGGTGTTTACGCAGAGGATATTGACCTGAGCGGACTTACTGAGGAGGAAGCATCAGCTAAGATCGAGGAATATGTTGATTCCATGAAAGACGCGACCATCAGCTTTACAGTAGCCGGTGATAATACTGTTTCTGTTTCAGCGGGTGACCTTGGGATTCACTGGAGCAATACGGATATCGTAGAAGATGCTGTAAATTTAGGTCAGGGCGGAAATCTTATCCAGAGATTTAAGGATCTCATGGATCTTAAATCAGAAAATAAAGTCTATGAAGTAGAAGTTGCAGCTGATGAAGAAAAGCTGGCATCAGTTCTTTCCGGAAACTGTGCTTCATATGATAAGAAGGCCGTTAATGCGACAATAAGCCCGAACAGTACGGGTAGCTTTGATATAGAAGATGGCTCTGATGGTGAGGAGCTGAATGTTGAAGCCTCTGCGGAAGTTATCTCAAATTTTTTGAGAGATGAGTTTAAGGGCGAGGATGCAAGCCTTGCACTTGTGGTTGATACGGTAAAGCCTAAGGGAGATGCCGAGAGCCTTTCAAAAATAACGGATGTACTCGGAACCTATTCGACAACTTATAAATCGTCATCATCGGACAGGGCGAAGAACGTATCTACAGGCTGTGCGCATATAAACGGAACACTCCTTTATCCGGGAGAGCAGTTCTCAGTGTATGAAACAGTAAGTCCTTTCTCAGAGGAGAACGGATATGCTCTGGCAGGATCTTATCTGAACGGACTTGTAGTTGAGTCATTAGGCGGAGGTATCTGCCAGGTTTCCACCACTCTTTATCAGGCGGTACTCAGAGCCGAGCTTCAGGTGGATGAGAGATCGAACCATTCGATGGTTGTTGATTATGTGCCTCATTCCGGAGATGCTGCAATATCAGGAACTTCGAAGGACTTTAAATTTACTAATAATACAGATAACCCGATCTATATAGCGGGAAAAACTGCAGACAGGACGATCACCTTTACGATCTACGGCGTGGAGACAAGACCTTCAAACAGAACACTGGAGTTTGAAAGTGTCGATCTTTCAACTACAGAGCCGGTAGGCGACAAGGTAATAGGAGATTCCTCACATCCTGCAGGATATGTACATGTACAGTCGGCTCATACAGGATACAGTTCGGAATATTGGAAGATAGTGAAAGAGGATGGTGTAGAAGTTTCGAGAAACCGTGTAAACAGAAGCACATATAAGGCGGTTGAAAGAACGATCACGCTTGGAACTGCTACAGATAACGCAATAACGGCATCGGCGATCCAGACGGCAATAGCTAGTCAGGATGGAAATTATGCCAAGGCTGTTGCGGCTTCAATCTCATTGGACGGCGGTGCAGGAGTTGTGGCAGAGCAGCAGGCACAACAGCAGGCACAACAGGCTCAGCAGGCACTTGTGGCAGCAGCGGCTGCAGCACAGGCTCAGCAGGCGGCTGATGCAGGCCAGGAAGCGGTAGAAGAGTCACAGCAGTAA
- a CDS encoding AIR synthase family protein translates to MKTGKVSESILKRSILKEVKTTRPEVLVGAAVGEDCAMMQLEDDEIFVMSTDPITGTTRDIGALSINVTLNDLASAGAEPVGVLLSCLLPEYIEEKDIREIMHQVSEECAKLNVQVMGGHTEVTRAVRQPIITVTGVGKVKKGHEIKTGGAEAGDDIIVTKWIGLEGSSIIAKEKEEELLGRFSSDFVDEAKNFDKYFSVVEDAMTAVAHGVDAMHDVTEGGIFGALWEMGESSSVGIEADLRAIPIKQETVEICNFYDINPYGLISSGSMLMAAKDGVGLVRELNKKGINAVIIGKATEGNDRVLINNGERRFLTPPETDELYKVIK, encoded by the coding sequence ATGAAAACTGGTAAGGTAAGTGAAAGCATACTGAAACGCTCAATTTTGAAAGAAGTTAAGACTACACGTCCTGAAGTTCTTGTTGGAGCTGCAGTCGGAGAAGACTGCGCAATGATGCAGCTTGAAGACGATGAGATTTTTGTTATGTCAACCGATCCGATTACCGGTACAACCAGAGATATAGGTGCACTTTCGATAAATGTTACACTTAACGATCTTGCATCAGCAGGAGCAGAACCCGTAGGGGTTCTGCTTTCGTGCCTTTTACCGGAATATATCGAAGAAAAAGATATACGTGAGATAATGCATCAGGTATCGGAAGAGTGTGCGAAACTCAATGTACAGGTAATGGGTGGCCACACCGAGGTAACACGGGCTGTAAGACAGCCGATCATAACTGTGACCGGAGTCGGCAAGGTAAAAAAAGGCCATGAAATAAAAACAGGCGGAGCCGAGGCCGGAGATGATATAATAGTTACTAAATGGATAGGTCTCGAAGGTTCGAGTATTATAGCCAAGGAAAAAGAGGAAGAGCTGCTGGGCAGATTTTCTTCGGATTTTGTTGATGAGGCAAAGAATTTCGACAAATATTTCTCGGTGGTAGAAGATGCGATGACCGCTGTGGCACACGGCGTTGATGCAATGCATGATGTTACGGAAGGCGGTATTTTCGGAGCTTTATGGGAAATGGGTGAGTCATCCTCAGTAGGTATCGAGGCAGATTTAAGGGCGATTCCGATAAAGCAGGAAACAGTTGAGATATGCAATTTTTATGATATAAATCCCTATGGCCTGATCTCAAGCGGATCTATGCTGATGGCTGCAAAGGACGGAGTCGGACTTGTAAGAGAATTAAATAAAAAAGGAATAAATGCTGTAATAATCGGCAAGGCGACAGAAGGAAATGACAGGGTTCTCATTAATAACGGAGAGAGACGATTCCTCACACCGCCGGAGACAGATGAATTGTATAAGGTCATAAAGTAA
- a CDS encoding Lrp/AsnC family transcriptional regulator, with protein MDKNELRMKILKSIEHEARVDIGELAVRLGVEEVDVANEMSEMENEGIICGYLSLIDWDKTDSQTVTALIEVRCTPQRGQGFDTVAERIYKYPEVNSVYLISGGFDLLITLEGKTLREISTFVTDKLSAQESILSCATHFILRRYKDHGTILAKKYTDERQLITP; from the coding sequence ATGGACAAAAATGAGCTCAGGATGAAGATCCTTAAAAGCATCGAGCACGAGGCAAGAGTCGACATTGGAGAACTTGCGGTAAGACTCGGAGTTGAAGAAGTTGATGTTGCAAATGAAATGAGTGAGATGGAGAATGAGGGCATTATCTGCGGCTATCTTTCGCTTATTGACTGGGATAAGACGGATTCACAGACAGTTACCGCACTTATCGAGGTTCGCTGCACTCCACAGAGGGGACAGGGATTTGATACTGTTGCAGAAAGAATCTATAAATACCCTGAAGTTAATTCAGTATACCTTATTTCCGGAGGCTTTGATCTCCTTATAACCCTCGAGGGAAAGACCTTAAGAGAGATCTCTACATTCGTAACAGACAAGCTTTCAGCGCAGGAATCAATACTTTCATGTGCTACCCACTTTATACTTAGACGTTACAAAGACCATGGAACTATTCTGGCTAAGAAATATACAGACGAGAGGCAGTTGATAACACCATGA
- a CDS encoding aminotransferase class I/II-fold pyridoxal phosphate-dependent enzyme — protein MRNPIADRVEALKPSGIRKFFDIVSEMKDAISLGVGEPDFDTPWHIRDEGIYSLEKGRTFYTSNAGLKELRNEISIYIERRGIAKYDPLKEVLVTVGGSEGIDLAMRAMLNPGEEVIIPEPSYVSYVPCAIMAGGTPVVIDLQAKNEFRLTAEELEAAITPRSKILVLPFPNNPTGAIMEQSDLEAIAKVIEKHDLFVISDEIYSELTYKEKHISIASLPGMQERTILINGFSKAFAMTGWRLGYCCGPAAIIKQMTKLHQFCIMCAPTTSQYAAVEALKHGDDDVAEMKDAYNQRRRFLMNEFKKMGLPCFEPYGAFYVFPDISEFGMTSEEFATELLKEYKVAVVPGTAFGASGEGFVRISYAYSIENLKIALDRINSFITERRK, from the coding sequence ATGAGAAATCCTATTGCTGACAGAGTAGAAGCTCTTAAACCTTCAGGAATCAGAAAATTCTTTGATATAGTAAGCGAAATGAAAGATGCTATATCACTGGGTGTGGGAGAACCGGACTTCGATACGCCCTGGCATATCAGGGACGAGGGAATCTATTCCCTTGAAAAAGGTCGTACTTTCTATACCTCAAACGCAGGTTTAAAGGAACTGCGAAATGAAATAAGCATATATATCGAGAGAAGAGGGATAGCGAAATATGATCCCTTAAAAGAGGTGCTTGTAACAGTCGGTGGATCGGAAGGTATTGATCTCGCAATGAGAGCAATGCTGAATCCGGGTGAGGAAGTCATCATACCTGAGCCGAGCTATGTGTCCTATGTTCCATGTGCGATAATGGCAGGCGGAACTCCTGTAGTGATCGATCTGCAGGCTAAAAACGAATTCCGACTGACGGCTGAGGAACTCGAGGCTGCAATAACACCAAGATCAAAGATCCTGGTGCTTCCGTTCCCTAATAATCCGACAGGAGCGATAATGGAGCAGTCTGACCTTGAAGCCATTGCGAAAGTCATCGAAAAGCATGATCTTTTTGTAATAAGTGACGAGATATATTCAGAGCTTACTTATAAAGAAAAGCATATAAGTATTGCTTCTCTTCCGGGAATGCAGGAAAGGACCATCCTTATAAACGGATTTTCAAAGGCCTTTGCCATGACCGGATGGAGACTCGGATACTGCTGCGGACCTGCAGCAATCATAAAGCAGATGACGAAACTTCATCAGTTCTGTATAATGTGCGCTCCGACGACGAGCCAGTATGCTGCCGTTGAGGCGCTTAAGCATGGCGATGATGATGTTGCAGAAATGAAGGATGCCTATAACCAGAGAAGAAGATTCCTCATGAATGAATTTAAGAAGATGGGTCTTCCTTGTTTTGAGCCTTATGGGGCATTCTATGTCTTCCCCGATATTTCGGAATTTGGCATGACATCAGAGGAATTCGCAACAGAACTCTTAAAAGAATATAAGGTAGCGGTAGTTCCGGGAACTGCTTTTGGTGCAAGCGGAGAGGGATTTGTAAGAATTTCCTATGCTTATTCGATAGAAAATCTGAAAATAGCTCTGGACAGAATCAACAGCTTTATCACAGAGAGGAGAAAATAA